The Novibacillus thermophilus genome segment TCCCTTTTTTCTACAACCGCAACGCACTCGGGAGACTCCCGAGTTTTTTTGTGAGCAAATCGCCTAATCCCTGCATAGAATGGTAGTGACACTGTGTAGGGAGTGATGAGATGAGAATTCACATCGTTCGTCCCGGGGATACGTTGTGGAAACTGTCCCAGAGATATAACGTACCTTTGCAGAAGTTGTTAGACGCCAATCCGCAAATCCAGGATCCGAACCAATTGAAGGTGGGAGAAAAAGTCCGCATCCCGACCGGCGGGATTCCGGTGAAACCTCCGTCGAAACCAGAGAAGCCCATGCCGCCGGGTAGGCCAGACAGGGGGGAATATCCGAGCTCTGAAAGGGGATGGGAAAGCGGAGGACATCGAGAGAGGTGGCCGACCATGCCGAGTACGCCCGGGACTCCTTACGGCGGAATGTACGGATGCTGGCCTTACGCCCCTTGGATGGGACCTCCTGGAATCCCCCACTATGCACCGGGGGCGTGTTTTCCGGAACCGTATTCCTGGATGGGATGCCAACAGCCCATGACGACCTATCCGATGCACGGGCCGTATTCGGCTCCCGGTGTAGGGATGTACGATCCGAGATATGATCAGCCGCCGTACGGAGCATCGCCGTACGTACAGGACGGCGTTGATTCCGATGAAAGCAGCAGTTCCGTCTGATACACCCCTGGTCGTCATTTCGCTTTTAAGTTCCCTGTCTGAGGC includes the following:
- a CDS encoding LysM peptidoglycan-binding domain-containing protein — protein: MRIHIVRPGDTLWKLSQRYNVPLQKLLDANPQIQDPNQLKVGEKVRIPTGGIPVKPPSKPEKPMPPGRPDRGEYPSSERGWESGGHRERWPTMPSTPGTPYGGMYGCWPYAPWMGPPGIPHYAPGACFPEPYSWMGCQQPMTTYPMHGPYSAPGVGMYDPRYDQPPYGASPYVQDGVDSDESSSSV